The Lutibacter profundi genome includes a region encoding these proteins:
- a CDS encoding sugar transferase has translation MVLIEKKRYIFPKTIFDIIFSILVIVFILSWLIPIVALLIFLESKEKTFFTQKRVGKNGKTFNILKFKSMKGTPPENDPLLSKDEAARITKFGKFIRKYRIDEFPQFINVLKGEMSIVGPRPERHVFLDEIMKHIPKYKKMQNLKPGITSLGQIKYGYADNLDQMLKRARYDLVYLDNLSFVTDIKIILSTIIIVIKGKGR, from the coding sequence GTGGTTTTAATTGAAAAAAAAAGATACATATTTCCAAAAACAATTTTTGATATTATTTTTTCAATTTTAGTCATTGTTTTTATTTTAAGTTGGCTTATACCAATTGTAGCCTTATTAATTTTTTTAGAATCAAAAGAGAAGACTTTTTTTACTCAAAAAAGAGTTGGAAAAAACGGGAAAACTTTTAATATATTGAAGTTTAAAAGTATGAAAGGAACCCCACCTGAAAATGACCCACTATTATCTAAGGATGAAGCAGCTCGTATCACTAAATTTGGTAAATTTATACGGAAATATAGAATTGATGAATTCCCCCAATTTATAAATGTTTTAAAAGGTGAAATGAGTATTGTTGGTCCTAGACCAGAGCGTCACGTATTTTTAGATGAAATAATGAAACATATCCCAAAATACAAGAAAATGCAAAACTTAAAACCAGGGATTACATCACTTGGTCAAATAAAATATGGTTATGCAGATAATTTGGATCAAATGTTAAAAAGGGCGAGATATGATTTGGTTTATTTAGATAATTTATCTTTTGTAACAGATATTAAAATAATTTTGAGTACTATTATTATAGTAATAAAGGGAAAAGGCAGGTAA
- the purD gene encoding phosphoribosylamine--glycine ligase, with protein sequence MNVLILGSGGREHAFAWKIAQSNLLNKLFIAPGNAGTKKLGVNLDLNPTNFEAIKQVVLKNNIKLVVVGPENPLVKGIHNFFLNDANLKNVAVIGPQKEAAQLEGSKEFAKEFMVRHKIPTAAYKSFTNKNLEEGYLFLETLNSPYVLKADGLAAGKGVLILEDLQEAKNELKEMLTNQKFGTASNKVVIEEFLDGIELSCFILTDGKSYVNLPNAKDYKRIGEGDIGLNTGGMGAISPVPFANTSFMQIIEDQIIKPTVKGLQKDNLTYKGFIFFGIIKVGDEPKVIEYNCRMGDPETEVVIPRIKSDFLELLIATGNNKLHTKTIEFKKESAATVMLVSGGYPESYEKGKIIEGIDAIENSIVFQAGTTTNNNKIVTNGGRVLTITSYGSNFKEALKKSYQNIKKISFDNMNYRKDIGFDL encoded by the coding sequence ATGAATGTATTAATTTTAGGATCAGGAGGAAGAGAGCATGCTTTTGCATGGAAAATAGCACAAAGTAACCTATTAAATAAGTTGTTTATTGCTCCTGGAAATGCGGGGACAAAAAAGTTAGGGGTTAATTTAGATTTAAACCCAACCAATTTTGAAGCTATAAAACAAGTAGTTTTAAAAAATAATATTAAATTGGTTGTTGTGGGGCCTGAAAATCCGTTGGTAAAAGGAATACACAACTTTTTTTTGAATGATGCTAACTTAAAAAATGTTGCTGTAATTGGCCCTCAAAAAGAAGCTGCTCAATTAGAAGGAAGTAAAGAGTTTGCCAAAGAATTTATGGTACGACATAAAATTCCTACAGCAGCATATAAAAGTTTTACCAATAAAAATTTAGAAGAAGGTTATTTATTTTTAGAAACTCTAAATTCTCCGTATGTTTTAAAAGCCGATGGTTTAGCAGCTGGTAAGGGAGTATTGATTTTAGAAGACTTGCAAGAAGCTAAAAATGAACTTAAAGAAATGTTAACCAATCAAAAATTTGGAACTGCAAGCAATAAAGTTGTTATCGAAGAATTTTTAGATGGTATAGAATTGAGTTGTTTTATTTTAACTGATGGCAAAAGTTATGTTAATTTACCAAACGCAAAAGATTACAAACGTATTGGAGAAGGCGATATAGGTTTAAATACTGGCGGCATGGGAGCCATTTCTCCAGTTCCATTTGCAAACACTTCATTTATGCAAATTATTGAAGACCAAATTATTAAGCCAACAGTGAAAGGCTTACAAAAAGATAATTTAACATACAAAGGTTTTATATTTTTTGGAATTATTAAAGTTGGAGATGAGCCAAAAGTAATAGAATACAATTGTCGTATGGGTGACCCAGAAACAGAAGTTGTTATTCCTCGTATTAAAAGTGATTTTTTAGAGCTATTAATAGCTACAGGAAATAATAAACTACACACCAAAACTATTGAATTTAAAAAAGAAAGTGCCGCTACTGTAATGTTGGTTTCTGGAGGGTATCCTGAGTCTTATGAAAAAGGAAAAATTATTGAAGGAATTGATGCAATTGAAAATTCAATTGTTTTCCAAGCAGGAACAACTACAAATAATAATAAAATTGTAACAAATGGAGGTAGGGTACTTACAATTACCTCTTATGGTTCTAATTTTAAAGAAGCATTGAAAAAATCATATCAAAATATAAAAAAAATAAGTTTTGATAATATGAATTACAGAAAAGATATTGGTTTTGACTTGTAA
- a CDS encoding glycosyltransferase — protein MLSGPEPQRTLLEVKLLLELKSYKGNILFVRGTLLNLAKITKPANFKVINYLLSEELEEVINQSKVILARSGYSTIMDLAVLGKKAFFIPTPGQFEQEYLANILNQKLIAPFVTQEEFTIEHLKRLDEFSGFQLQKITFKLDFFKLFEGK, from the coding sequence TTGCTGTCTGGTCCAGAACCTCAACGAACATTGTTAGAAGTAAAACTATTATTAGAATTAAAAAGTTATAAGGGGAATATACTTTTTGTTAGAGGAACATTATTAAATTTAGCTAAAATAACCAAACCAGCGAATTTTAAAGTAATTAATTATTTACTATCAGAAGAATTAGAAGAGGTTATTAACCAAAGCAAGGTAATATTAGCACGTTCAGGGTATTCAACAATTATGGATTTGGCAGTTTTAGGTAAAAAAGCTTTTTTTATTCCTACTCCCGGTCAATTTGAACAGGAATATTTAGCCAATATTTTAAATCAAAAATTAATAGCACCCTTTGTTACACAAGAAGAATTTACAATTGAACACTTAAAGAGGTTAGATGAATTTTCGGGATTTCAGCTACAGAAAATAACTTTTAAGTTAGATTTTTTCAAGCTTTTCGAGGGTAAATGA
- a CDS encoding sensor histidine kinase: MKIKKTYTFAFWSSFYITFFTSIILFILTYSFSNILIKPTYILFYLVVVFVFTFLIIQYRLEKFIFQRIKKIYNSVSLLDSSDFNKTPITSDVETLSKEVQKFAELKQQQIRSLTLREGYRREFLGNISHELKTPLFTVQGYLLTLADGAINDKKISQKYLERANKGVDRLIEIVRDLDLISKLESADLDLNKQSFNIIELIQNVFDLLEMKAKKRNISLFFDKHYEYPIMVIGDIKRIEQVLTNLLVNSIKYGKINGVTLVSVEHFKKDKIIVKITDNGEGIKKEHRARLFERFYRVDQSRSREQGGSGLGLSIVKHIIEAHNEQIFVKSKFKKGSEFSFTLEKLEKI; this comes from the coding sequence ATGAAAATTAAAAAAACATATACATTTGCTTTTTGGTCATCATTTTACATCACTTTTTTCACTTCGATAATTCTCTTTATACTTACCTATTCATTTTCTAATATTTTAATTAAACCAACATACATATTATTCTATTTAGTTGTTGTTTTCGTATTTACTTTTCTAATAATACAATACAGACTTGAAAAATTTATTTTTCAACGTATAAAAAAAATATATAATAGCGTATCTCTTTTAGACTCTTCTGATTTTAACAAAACACCTATTACTTCAGATGTTGAAACACTTTCAAAGGAAGTGCAAAAATTTGCTGAATTAAAACAACAACAAATTAGAAGTTTAACTCTTCGCGAAGGTTATCGCCGTGAATTCTTAGGAAATATTTCTCACGAGTTAAAAACACCTTTATTTACTGTCCAAGGTTACTTGTTAACATTAGCTGATGGTGCAATAAACGATAAAAAAATTAGTCAAAAATACTTAGAAAGAGCCAACAAAGGTGTTGATAGGCTTATTGAAATAGTAAGAGATTTAGACTTGATTTCTAAATTAGAATCGGCAGATTTAGATTTAAACAAACAATCTTTTAACATTATTGAGTTAATTCAAAATGTGTTTGACTTACTTGAAATGAAAGCTAAAAAAAGAAATATTTCTTTATTTTTTGATAAACATTATGAATACCCCATAATGGTTATAGGCGATATTAAACGTATTGAACAAGTGCTAACAAACCTATTGGTTAATTCAATAAAATATGGAAAAATTAATGGTGTTACTTTAGTAAGTGTAGAACATTTTAAAAAAGATAAAATTATTGTAAAAATTACCGATAATGGAGAGGGTATAAAAAAAGAGCATAGAGCAAGACTCTTTGAGCGTTTTTACAGAGTAGATCAAAGTAGATCTAGAGAACAAGGAGGATCTGGCTTAGGGCTTTCAATAGTTAAGCATATTATTGAAGCTCATAACGAACAGATTTTTGTTAAAAGTAAATTTAAAAAAGGTTCTGAATTTTCATTTACCCTCGAAAAGCTTGAAAAAATCTAA
- a CDS encoding response regulator transcription factor — protein sequence MKNSEIKILLVDDEPDILEIVGYNLKNEGYQIFTAKNGVEAVEIAKKVIPHLIILDIMMPEMDGIEACEKIRNTKGLENILITFFTARGEDYSQVAGFNVGADDYITKPIKPKLLVSKINALLRRINLNKTPVSLNNKVSVGSIIIDREEYVVIKDGKKLSLPRKEFELFSLLASKPDKVFKRDDILDRVWGNEVVVGGRTIDVHIRKLREKIGDNYFKTVKGVGYKFVIDEN from the coding sequence ATGAAAAACTCTGAAATCAAAATATTATTAGTTGATGACGAACCAGATATTTTAGAAATTGTTGGGTACAATTTAAAAAATGAAGGTTATCAAATTTTTACAGCTAAAAATGGTGTTGAAGCCGTTGAAATTGCTAAAAAAGTAATTCCTCATTTAATAATTTTAGATATAATGATGCCAGAAATGGATGGTATTGAGGCTTGTGAAAAAATAAGAAATACTAAAGGGTTAGAAAATATTCTAATTACATTTTTTACAGCACGAGGAGAAGATTATTCGCAAGTAGCTGGTTTTAATGTTGGAGCAGATGACTATATTACAAAACCAATAAAACCAAAGCTATTAGTGAGTAAAATTAACGCTTTGTTACGCCGAATTAATTTAAATAAAACTCCTGTTTCTTTAAATAATAAAGTAAGTGTTGGTAGTATTATTATTGACAGAGAAGAATATGTGGTAATTAAAGACGGTAAAAAACTTTCGCTGCCAAGAAAAGAATTTGAATTGTTTTCATTATTAGCTTCAAAACCAGATAAGGTGTTTAAGCGTGATGATATTTTAGATCGTGTTTGGGGAAATGAAGTTGTGGTTGGCGGAAGAACTATAGATGTACATATAAGAAAACTACGTGAAAAAATAGGTGATAATTATTTTAAAACTGTAAAAGGAGTTGGGTATAAATTTGTAATTGATGAAAATTAA
- a CDS encoding T9SS type A sorting domain-containing protein, which translates to MKKNYFLLVMFFMTTFCYTQTIFINEIHYDNTGADVDEGFEISGPAGTDLNGYTVELYNGNGGGSYDTVNLSGIIPNQQNNLGTLWFSVTILQNGSPDGLALIDSDGTTVIQFLSYEGVITATDGPANGMSSTDIGVSEGSSTAIGESLQLIGEGSQYSDFTWTGPIAATNGLVNTGQTLPVTRNQIIGFAMYPNPVSDGKFVISSNSGENKQIEIYSMIGKRVYTKTVKANEIIDIVNLNSGIYLLRVQENNKIATRKLIVN; encoded by the coding sequence ATGAAAAAAAACTATTTTCTTTTAGTCATGTTTTTTATGACCACATTTTGTTATACACAAACAATTTTTATTAATGAGATTCATTATGATAATACTGGTGCAGATGTAGATGAAGGATTTGAAATTTCAGGGCCTGCAGGCACTGATTTAAATGGGTATACGGTTGAACTGTATAATGGAAATGGAGGAGGCTCTTACGATACAGTTAATTTATCGGGAATTATACCAAACCAGCAAAATAATTTAGGGACGCTTTGGTTTTCCGTTACTATATTGCAAAATGGATCACCTGATGGATTGGCACTAATAGATAGTGATGGAACAACAGTAATTCAATTTCTAAGTTATGAAGGTGTTATTACCGCAACTGATGGCCCTGCAAACGGCATGTCATCAACTGATATTGGAGTTTCGGAGGGTAGTTCTACCGCTATAGGAGAATCTTTACAATTGATTGGGGAAGGATCTCAATATTCTGATTTTACTTGGACTGGCCCAATTGCTGCAACTAATGGTCTAGTAAATACAGGGCAAACATTACCTGTTACTAGAAACCAAATAATTGGTTTTGCAATGTATCCAAACCCAGTAAGTGACGGTAAATTTGTTATTTCTTCAAATAGCGGAGAAAATAAACAAATTGAAATTTATTCTATGATAGGTAAACGAGTGTATACCAAAACAGTTAAAGCTAATGAAATTATTGATATTGTTAATTTAAATTCAGGAATTTATTTGCTACGAGTTCAAGAAAATAATAAAATTGCTACTCGTAAATTAATAGTTAACTAA
- a CDS encoding 3'-5' exonuclease, with translation MSAKINFENILFLDIETVPEVENFTDLSKEKQELFTVKTQYQRKEDFSPEDFYEKAGIWAEFGKIVCISVGYFTNFNSENRVFRVTSFYGEEVDILINFRDLLNRHYNKPQHILCAHNGKEFDFPYIARRMIINQINLPEKLNLFGKKPWEIPHLDTMELWKFGDYKHFTSLKLLTSILGIPSPKDDIEGSEVSAVFYKEKNIKRIVKYCEKDTIAVAQLLLRFNNEALIDDLNIINV, from the coding sequence ATGAGCGCGAAAATAAATTTTGAAAACATCCTTTTTTTAGATATTGAAACAGTACCTGAAGTAGAAAATTTCACAGATTTATCTAAAGAAAAACAAGAATTATTTACGGTAAAAACTCAGTATCAACGAAAAGAGGATTTTTCTCCTGAAGATTTTTATGAAAAGGCTGGTATTTGGGCTGAATTTGGCAAAATTGTATGTATTTCTGTTGGGTATTTTACTAATTTTAATTCTGAAAACAGGGTTTTTAGAGTTACATCTTTTTATGGCGAAGAAGTAGATATTTTAATTAATTTTAGAGACTTGTTAAACCGTCATTATAATAAACCTCAACATATATTATGCGCTCATAACGGAAAAGAATTTGATTTCCCATACATTGCACGTAGAATGATTATTAATCAAATTAATTTACCAGAAAAACTAAATTTATTTGGTAAAAAACCTTGGGAAATACCTCATTTGGATACTATGGAGTTATGGAAGTTTGGAGATTATAAACATTTTACTTCTTTAAAGCTACTAACTTCTATTTTAGGGATTCCCTCTCCAAAAGACGATATTGAAGGGAGTGAAGTAAGTGCGGTTTTTTATAAAGAAAAAAACATTAAACGTATTGTAAAATATTGCGAAAAAGACACTATTGCAGTTGCACAGTTATTATTGCGCTTTAATAATGAAGCACTAATTGATGATTTAAATATTATAAATGTTTAA
- a CDS encoding ABC-F family ATP-binding cassette domain-containing protein, with translation MNYLSVENISKAFGEVELFSDISFGINKDQKIAFIAKNGAGKTSILNILAGVASSDTGQVISRKGLKIEYLSQEENLDYNLTVEQTIFNSDNDTLKVISAYEHALKNPSDEKAYQQAFEKMEQLNAWDFETQYKQILFKLKLEDLSQKVSSLSGGQRKRLSLAVILIHKPDLLILDEPTNHLDLEMIEWLENYFKKEKITLFMVTHDRYFLERVCNEIVELDNGEFYTYKGNYSYYLQKKEERIAVEKASVSKAKNLFSKELEWMRRQPKARTTKSKSRIDDFYKIKEEAHKRRDNHQVQLEINMERMGSKILELHSISKSFGDLQILNKFEYVFKRGERIGIIGKNGTGKSSFLNIITQKLPIDSGKVVVGETIKFGYYTQDGINPKPGQKVIEIIKEYGEYIPLTKGRKISAAQLLERFLFNRKRQYDFVEKLSGGERKRLYLCTVLIQNPNFLILDEPTNDLDIITLNVLENFLLDFPGCLLVVSHDRYFMDKIVDHLFIFRGEGKIEDFPGNYSDYRAYEDSKPKEHSTQTQKVDSRVNTSTKIKLSFKEKKELEAIESVIEKLITEKKEIETKFLEEAITGTEINELSVELQKINTLIDKNEERWFELSAKIND, from the coding sequence AGTTCAGATACTGGGCAAGTAATTTCCAGAAAAGGGTTAAAAATTGAATATTTATCTCAAGAAGAAAATTTAGATTATAATTTAACGGTTGAGCAAACTATTTTTAATTCAGATAATGATACATTAAAAGTAATTTCAGCATACGAACATGCACTTAAAAATCCTTCTGATGAAAAAGCATATCAACAAGCTTTTGAAAAAATGGAACAACTCAATGCTTGGGATTTTGAAACACAGTACAAACAAATATTATTTAAATTAAAATTAGAGGATTTATCTCAAAAGGTGAGTTCGCTTTCTGGTGGTCAACGTAAACGCTTATCTTTAGCTGTAATTCTTATTCATAAACCTGATTTATTAATTTTAGATGAACCTACAAATCATTTAGATTTAGAAATGATTGAGTGGTTAGAAAACTATTTTAAAAAAGAAAAAATAACCCTGTTTATGGTTACCCATGATAGGTATTTTCTAGAAAGAGTTTGTAACGAAATTGTTGAATTAGACAATGGTGAATTTTACACTTACAAAGGCAATTACTCTTATTATTTGCAAAAAAAAGAAGAGCGTATTGCCGTTGAAAAGGCTTCTGTTTCTAAAGCTAAAAATTTATTTTCTAAAGAATTAGAGTGGATGAGGAGACAACCAAAAGCTAGAACCACCAAATCTAAATCTAGAATTGACGATTTTTATAAAATTAAGGAAGAAGCCCATAAACGAAGAGACAATCATCAAGTTCAATTAGAAATAAATATGGAACGCATGGGTTCTAAAATTTTAGAATTACATAGCATTTCAAAATCGTTTGGAGATTTACAAATTTTAAATAAATTTGAATACGTTTTTAAGCGTGGTGAACGCATTGGAATTATTGGTAAAAACGGTACAGGAAAATCGTCTTTTTTAAATATTATAACTCAAAAATTACCTATTGATAGCGGTAAAGTTGTAGTTGGTGAAACCATAAAATTTGGGTATTATACGCAAGATGGTATCAACCCAAAACCTGGTCAAAAAGTTATTGAAATTATTAAAGAATATGGCGAATATATTCCGTTAACAAAAGGAAGAAAAATTTCAGCAGCTCAATTGCTAGAACGCTTTTTATTTAATAGAAAAAGACAATACGATTTTGTTGAAAAATTAAGTGGTGGAGAACGTAAAAGACTATATTTATGTACTGTTTTAATTCAAAACCCAAATTTTTTAATTTTAGATGAACCAACAAACGATTTAGATATTATAACATTAAATGTATTGGAAAACTTCTTATTAGATTTTCCTGGTTGTTTATTAGTCGTTTCTCACGATAGGTATTTTATGGATAAAATAGTGGATCATTTATTTATATTTAGAGGTGAGGGTAAAATTGAAGATTTCCCGGGAAATTATTCTGATTATAGAGCTTATGAAGATTCAAAACCTAAAGAACATAGCACTCAAACACAAAAAGTAGATTCACGTGTAAATACTTCAACCAAAATTAAATTATCTTTTAAAGAAAAAAAAGAACTCGAAGCTATTGAGAGTGTCATTGAAAAGTTGATAACTGAGAAAAAAGAAATTGAAACTAAATTTTTAGAAGAAGCAATAACCGGTACAGAAATTAATGAATTATCCGTTGAACTTCAAAAAATAAATACTCTAATTGATAAAAACGAAGAGCGTTGGTTTGAACTTTCTGCAAAAATAAATGATTAA